Below is a genomic region from Desulfobacterales bacterium.
CCCTTGCGCATGATGCTGGCGATACGGGCGTGTACATATTGGACATAATAAACCGGGTTATCGTTGGTTTTTTGCTTAGCAACTACCAGGTCAAAATCAAGGGTGCTCTCATAATGACGGGTTAGAAAAATAAAGCGGGCCGCATCACGCCCCACTTCATCGATAACGTTGCGTAATGTTTCAAATTCACCCGCTCGGGTCGACATGGCCACCGGCTCGCCGGCCCTGAGCAAATTCACCAGTTGCACCAGAATCACATCAAACTGATCCCGCCGATGTCCGCTGGCTTCAATGGCCGCTTTCATGCGGGGAATATAGCCATGATGGTCTGCTCCCCAGACATCGACCACGCGTTCAAAACCGCGGTCATACTTATCCTGATGATAGGCGATGTCGGAAGCAAAATAGGTGGTTTCGCCATTGGCTTTGACCACCACGCGGTCTTTTTCATCACCAAAATCACTGGTTTTAAACCAAAGCGCACCTTCCTTTTCGTAGATGATACCCTGCTGGCGAAACTGCGCCAGAATTTCATCCACGCGACCGTCATCATAGAGGCTCTGCTCGCTGAACCAGCAGTCAAATTCCAGCCCGAACATTTTCAGATCATCCCGGATGCCGTCCAGTATCTTCTGGGCAGCCACACGGGCGCATTCCATTATGGCGTCTTCTTCGTTCTGGTCTAAAAGACTATCGCCTTTTTGCTCTTTAATGTCGGAGGCCAGATCCCGAATGTAGGCACCTTGATAGCAATCAGCGGGAAATTCCACCTTGTGACCGAACAGCTCCTGGTAGCGCAGATATACCGATTGCCCCAAGGTACGGATCTGGCGACCCGAGTCGTTAATATAATATTCTTTTTGGACATCGTAGCCGCAAAAGCCCAGAATATTGGCAACCGCATCTCCCACGGCCGCGCCGCGGCCGTGGCCGATATGCAAGGGGCCGGTGGGATTTGAGCTTACAAATTCAACCTGAAATTTTTGACCCTGACCGATGTCAGTGGCGCCGTAAGCGGTATCGGCTTCA
It encodes:
- the argS gene encoding arginine--tRNA ligase, whose translation is MKQKLQELILSAAKNAHEKGDLPSADIPEIEIEEPRADAHGDFSCNIAMVSASVQKMAPRKIAEAIVAHLKDPRKMIEKTEIAGPGFINFFLKPLAWHSVLRNILEADTAYGATDIGQGQKFQVEFVSSNPTGPLHIGHGRGAAVGDAVANILGFCGYDVQKEYYINDSGRQIRTLGQSVYLRYQELFGHKVEFPADCYQGAYIRDLASDIKEQKGDSLLDQNEEDAIMECARVAAQKILDGIRDDLKMFGLEFDCWFSEQSLYDDGRVDEILAQFRQQGIIYEKEGALWFKTSDFGDEKDRVVVKANGETTYFASDIAYHQDKYDRGFERVVDVWGADHHGYIPRMKAAIEASGHRRDQFDVILVQLVNLLRAGEPVAMSTRAGEFETLRNVIDEVGRDAARFIFLTRHYESTLDFDLVVAKQKTNDNPVYYVQYVHARIASIMRKGSEQRATETSWDDKAVTLLTAPEEIDLIKALARYPDILAGSAKSMEPHRVTYFLMELASAFHTYYNKHRVLTDDAQLRCGRLNLILAVQKVIRNGLTLLGVSAPNRM